In one window of Deinococcus radiotolerans DNA:
- a CDS encoding histidine phosphatase family protein has product MTEERLHLTLVRHGATDWNGAGRWQGWSDTPLGAVGAEQAARLRSRLTGRAFDRAFSSDLARAARTAELSLPAGTPLTLDVRLRELHFGVFEGVTTDEVLHDAGYAQWQLDPWGSPAPGGESLAQVGARLRDWAEEVPGGRVIAFTHGAAIRALLCDLFGWPADPQPGYVLPFPYQLSHTSLTTLTRAGRGPGARWALVTYNDHAHLEEPVGG; this is encoded by the coding sequence GTGACGGAGGAGCGGCTGCACCTGACGCTGGTGCGGCACGGCGCGACGGACTGGAATGGCGCGGGGCGCTGGCAGGGCTGGTCGGATACGCCGCTGGGCGCAGTGGGGGCGGAGCAGGCGGCGCGGCTGCGGTCCCGGCTGACGGGCCGGGCGTTTGACCGGGCGTTCAGCAGTGATCTGGCGCGCGCGGCCCGCACGGCGGAGCTGAGCCTGCCGGCGGGGACGCCGCTCACGCTGGATGTGCGGCTGCGCGAACTGCATTTCGGGGTGTTTGAGGGTGTGACCACGGATGAGGTGCTGCACGACGCGGGGTACGCGCAGTGGCAGCTGGATCCGTGGGGTTCGCCCGCGCCGGGTGGGGAGAGCCTGGCGCAGGTGGGGGCGCGCCTGCGGGACTGGGCGGAGGAAGTGCCGGGCGGGCGCGTAATCGCGTTCACGCACGGCGCGGCGATCCGCGCGCTGCTGTGCGACCTGTTCGGCTGGCCTGCCGACCCGCAGCCGGGGTACGTGCTGCCGTTCCCGTACCAGCTGTCCCACACCAGTCTGACCACCCTGACCCGCGCCGGACGGGGCCCCGGGGCGCGCTGGGCGCTCGTGACGTACAACGATCACGCGCACCTGGAGGAGCCAGTCGGCGGTTGA
- a CDS encoding HD domain-containing protein, protein MQTEMRPDAAHDAAHLARVARWTLRCAPDEAPALAVAAALTHDVVNLPKNHPDRAHASDLSAQAVLTHLPRLGFTPEDTHAIADAVRDHSYSRGATPNTPLGRALQDADRLDALGALGVLRVAGVGGQLGRALMHPDDPWAEARDPDDLQYTTDHFFTKLLRLDGTFLTPAGQAEARRRTLTMRAFLAELASELDIAPPRHGKEGVTAG, encoded by the coding sequence GTGCAGACCGAGATGCGCCCCGACGCCGCGCACGACGCCGCGCACCTGGCGCGCGTGGCCCGCTGGACGCTCCGCTGCGCGCCCGACGAGGCGCCCGCCCTGGCCGTCGCCGCCGCCCTGACGCACGACGTCGTGAACCTCCCCAAGAACCACCCGGACCGCGCCCACGCCAGCGACCTCAGCGCCCAGGCCGTCCTCACCCACCTGCCCAGGCTGGGCTTCACCCCGGAGGACACCCACGCCATCGCAGACGCCGTGCGCGACCACAGCTACTCCCGCGGCGCGACGCCCAATACCCCCCTGGGCCGCGCCCTTCAGGACGCCGACCGACTCGACGCCCTGGGCGCCCTGGGCGTGCTGCGCGTCGCGGGCGTCGGCGGGCAGCTGGGCCGCGCCCTGATGCACCCCGACGACCCCTGGGCCGAGGCGCGCGACCCGGACGACCTCCAGTACACCACCGACCACTTCTTCACGAAACTGTTGCGCCTCGACGGCACGTTCCTCACGCCCGCCGGTCAGGCCGAGGCGAGGCGGCGCACCCTCACGATGCGCGCCTTCCTCGCCGAACTCGCCAGTGAACTGGACATCGCCCCACCACGCCACGGGAAAGAGGGCGTCACCGCGGGGTAA
- a CDS encoding GNAT family N-acetyltransferase, with protein sequence MLPSDQDQQARRLLSVYDTELREAAEMTGATTVTRDGPLWRGTFGDRGFVTYRDLGGLTGPALDHLIARTVTYYATQTPVTSFEWKTRGHDAPADLPDRLVAHGLHAEEPETVMLGEAALLAVDLPLPGGVHLRRIDHQPDPLPDLMRAAAAQERAFGTPFSAADLALRVQQHRDLLEFWVAEAHGEVICTGRLEVVPGTAVAGIWGGGTVPEWRGRGIYRALVAQRARSALARGVRYLHSDSTAASRPILHRSGLLPVTTTTPFIWTRQEPRR encoded by the coding sequence GTGCTTCCCTCCGATCAGGACCAGCAGGCCCGGCGGCTGCTCAGCGTGTATGACACTGAACTCCGCGAGGCGGCCGAGATGACCGGCGCCACCACCGTCACCCGCGACGGACCCCTGTGGCGCGGCACGTTCGGCGACCGGGGTTTCGTCACGTACCGTGACCTTGGTGGCCTCACCGGCCCGGCCCTTGACCACCTGATCGCGCGGACCGTCACGTATTACGCCACGCAGACGCCCGTCACGTCCTTTGAATGGAAGACCCGCGGGCATGACGCCCCCGCAGACCTGCCGGACCGGCTGGTCGCGCACGGCCTGCACGCCGAGGAGCCGGAAACCGTCATGCTGGGCGAGGCGGCGCTGCTGGCCGTGGACTTGCCCCTGCCCGGCGGCGTGCACCTGCGGCGCATCGACCATCAACCGGATCCCCTTCCCGACCTGATGCGCGCCGCGGCGGCGCAGGAGCGCGCGTTCGGCACGCCGTTTTCCGCGGCTGATCTGGCCCTGCGCGTCCAGCAGCACCGGGACCTTCTGGAGTTCTGGGTGGCGGAAGCGCACGGCGAGGTCATCTGCACCGGCCGCCTGGAAGTCGTACCCGGCACGGCGGTCGCCGGCATCTGGGGGGGCGGCACCGTCCCTGAATGGCGCGGGCGGGGCATCTACCGCGCGCTCGTCGCGCAGCGGGCCAGGTCCGCCCTGGCCCGTGGCGTGCGCTACCTGCACAGCGACTCCACCGCCGCGTCCCGCCCGATCCTGCACCGCAGTGGGCTGCTGCCCGTGACCACCACCACGCCCTTCATCTGGACCCGCCAGGAACCCCGGCGCTGA
- a CDS encoding 30S ribosomal protein S1 — translation MEDNTQTPAQQGGTQPTTGTTPSTPTPVEEREYPAMTMEDILASEAQEPQNVSRGDIVDGTIVFIGQEGIAVDIGAKVEGIIPLNQLGDEPVTLEQAQEMYKSGEQIEAYVVRVDLPNSQIVLSKKRADQDKGWRVLEKMQEAEEAFEVDVLEKVRGGLVAQVEGIRAFLPASQVDTRRVNDLDPYVGKPLMVKLIELNRKRNRVIISHRAILEAQKAKAREATVGQLEAGAQFEGEVVEITDFGVFVNLGGIDGLVHRSELTYGRFNHPRDVVKVGDKVQVQVMDVDNDRERINLSMKALTQDPWEGATERYSIGQKVHGKVTNLTNFGAFVELESGLEGLVHVSEMSWTKRVRHPNEVMKEGDEVEAVILRIDPKDRRISLGIRQTTDDPWSALPDRYPPGTPVKGKITGMTDFGVFMEIEEGIEGLIHISELDLNRVNNPADLFKKGDEIEAVILNIDPVEQRASLSRRRFLGGGAAPTQRDYVSQGGGARSDRYSGGQGGQRGGGRRREGGADYAYNAKDAQQGGKISTKLGDVYADLFAQFGLGGDKKTEEEQG, via the coding sequence ATGGAAGACAACACCCAGACCCCCGCCCAGCAAGGCGGGACTCAGCCCACGACGGGCACCACCCCCAGCACCCCCACCCCCGTGGAGGAGCGCGAGTACCCCGCGATGACCATGGAGGACATCCTCGCCAGTGAGGCGCAGGAACCCCAGAACGTCAGCCGCGGCGACATCGTTGACGGCACCATCGTGTTCATCGGCCAGGAAGGCATTGCCGTGGACATCGGCGCCAAGGTCGAAGGCATCATCCCCCTGAACCAGCTGGGCGACGAGCCCGTCACGCTGGAGCAGGCCCAGGAGATGTACAAGTCCGGCGAACAGATCGAAGCGTACGTCGTGCGCGTCGACCTGCCCAACAGCCAGATCGTGCTGAGCAAGAAGCGCGCCGATCAGGACAAGGGCTGGCGCGTCCTGGAGAAGATGCAGGAAGCCGAAGAAGCCTTCGAAGTCGACGTACTCGAGAAGGTTCGCGGCGGTCTGGTCGCGCAGGTTGAAGGCATCCGCGCCTTCCTGCCCGCCTCGCAGGTGGACACCCGCCGCGTGAACGACCTCGACCCCTACGTGGGCAAGCCCCTGATGGTCAAGCTCATCGAGCTCAACCGCAAGCGCAACCGCGTGATCATCAGCCACCGCGCCATCCTGGAAGCCCAGAAGGCCAAGGCCCGTGAAGCCACGGTCGGCCAGCTGGAAGCCGGCGCGCAGTTCGAAGGCGAAGTCGTCGAAATCACCGACTTCGGCGTGTTCGTGAACCTGGGCGGCATCGACGGCCTCGTTCACCGCAGCGAACTGACCTACGGCCGCTTCAACCACCCCCGCGACGTGGTCAAGGTGGGCGACAAGGTGCAGGTGCAGGTCATGGACGTGGACAACGACCGTGAACGCATCAACCTGAGCATGAAGGCCCTCACCCAGGACCCCTGGGAAGGCGCCACCGAGCGGTACAGCATCGGCCAGAAAGTGCACGGCAAGGTCACGAACCTCACCAACTTCGGTGCGTTCGTCGAACTGGAATCCGGCCTGGAAGGTCTGGTGCACGTCAGCGAGATGAGCTGGACCAAGCGCGTCCGTCACCCCAACGAAGTGATGAAGGAAGGCGACGAGGTCGAAGCCGTCATCCTGCGCATCGATCCGAAGGACCGCCGCATCAGCCTCGGTATTCGTCAGACCACGGATGATCCCTGGAGCGCCCTGCCTGACCGCTACCCGCCCGGCACCCCCGTGAAGGGCAAGATCACCGGCATGACCGACTTCGGCGTGTTCATGGAGATCGAAGAAGGCATCGAGGGCCTGATCCACATCAGCGAACTCGACCTGAACCGCGTCAACAACCCCGCCGACCTGTTCAAGAAGGGCGATGAGATCGAAGCCGTCATCCTGAACATCGACCCCGTCGAGCAGCGCGCCAGCCTCAGCCGTCGCCGCTTCCTCGGTGGTGGCGCAGCGCCCACCCAACGTGACTACGTCAGCCAGGGTGGCGGCGCCCGCAGCGACCGCTACAGCGGTGGCCAGGGCGGCCAGCGCGGCGGTGGCCGTCGCCGTGAAGGCGGCGCGGACTACGCGTACAACGCCAAGGACGCCCAGCAGGGCGGCAAGATCAGCACCAAGCTCGGCGACGTGTACGCCGACCTGTTCGCCCAGTTCGGTCTGGGCGGCGACAAGAAGACCGAAGAAGAGCAGGGCTAA
- the treS gene encoding maltose alpha-D-glucosyltransferase: protein MTSVPAPEWYKSAVFYELSVRTFADGNGDGKGDFPGLTGKLDYLRGLGVDVLWILPCYPSPLRDDGYDVADYVGIHPDLGTLEDFKVFLREAHARGLRVVTDFVTNHTSSDHPWFQAARRGPTLPDGSPNEYHDYYVWSDTGTEYAGARIIFTDTEVSNWTLDEQSGRYYWHRFFSSQPDLNYDNPRVTEEILNAARFWLDLGVDGFRVDAVPYLIEREGTNCENLPETHDILKRFRRMVDQDYPGRVLLAEANQWPEEVVEYFGTDADPEFHMCFNFPVMPRLYMSLKKEDTTSIREIMERLPAIPAFGQWVTFLRNHDELTLEMVTDDERAFMYAAYAPDTRMKINVGIRRRLAPLLDNDRRRVELLTTVLLALPGSPILYYGDEIGMGDDLSLADRNGVRTPMQWNAGMSGGFSTATPDQCFFPPIGDAVYGYGRVNVQSQEQDPSSLLKWTSRQLELRRRHPAFAVGDLTFIDTDNPAILAFTRRTGDETLLIVSNFAGNAQSVHLNLDQFVGRVPVTLAGASPFPAIGETPYAMILGKYDYYWLRLN, encoded by the coding sequence ATGACCAGTGTTCCCGCACCGGAGTGGTACAAGAGCGCCGTCTTCTACGAACTCTCGGTCCGCACCTTCGCGGACGGCAACGGCGACGGCAAAGGCGACTTCCCCGGCCTGACCGGCAAACTCGACTACCTGCGCGGCCTGGGCGTGGACGTCCTGTGGATCCTCCCGTGCTACCCCAGCCCCCTGCGTGACGACGGTTACGACGTCGCCGACTACGTGGGCATCCACCCGGACCTGGGCACCCTGGAGGACTTCAAGGTCTTCCTGCGTGAGGCCCACGCCCGCGGCCTGCGCGTCGTCACGGACTTCGTGACGAACCACACCAGCAGCGACCACCCCTGGTTCCAGGCGGCCCGGCGCGGCCCGACCCTCCCGGACGGCAGCCCCAACGAGTACCACGACTACTACGTCTGGAGCGACACCGGCACCGAGTACGCCGGGGCCAGGATCATCTTCACTGACACCGAGGTCAGCAACTGGACGCTGGACGAGCAGAGCGGCCGCTACTACTGGCACCGCTTCTTCTCCAGCCAGCCGGACCTGAACTACGACAACCCCCGCGTGACCGAGGAGATCCTGAACGCCGCGCGCTTCTGGCTGGACCTCGGCGTGGATGGCTTCCGCGTGGACGCCGTGCCCTACCTGATCGAGCGCGAGGGCACCAACTGCGAGAACCTGCCCGAAACGCACGACATCCTCAAACGCTTCCGGCGCATGGTCGACCAGGACTACCCCGGCCGCGTCCTGCTGGCCGAGGCGAACCAGTGGCCCGAGGAGGTCGTGGAGTACTTCGGCACGGACGCCGACCCCGAATTCCACATGTGCTTCAACTTCCCGGTCATGCCGCGGCTGTACATGAGCCTGAAGAAGGAGGACACCACCTCCATCCGCGAGATCATGGAGCGCCTGCCCGCCATCCCCGCGTTCGGGCAGTGGGTGACCTTCCTGCGCAACCACGACGAACTGACCCTAGAAATGGTCACTGACGACGAACGCGCCTTCATGTACGCCGCGTACGCCCCGGACACCCGCATGAAGATCAACGTGGGCATCCGCCGCCGCCTCGCGCCGCTGCTGGACAACGACCGGCGCCGCGTGGAACTCCTGACCACCGTCCTGCTGGCCCTGCCGGGCAGCCCCATCCTGTACTACGGCGACGAGATCGGCATGGGCGACGACCTGTCCCTGGCCGACCGCAACGGCGTGCGCACCCCCATGCAGTGGAACGCCGGCATGAGCGGCGGCTTTTCTACCGCCACGCCCGACCAGTGCTTCTTCCCGCCCATCGGGGACGCCGTCTACGGGTACGGCCGCGTGAATGTGCAGAGTCAGGAACAGGACCCCAGCAGCCTCCTGAAATGGACCAGTCGCCAGCTGGAACTCCGCCGCCGCCACCCGGCCTTCGCCGTGGGCGACCTGACATTCATTGACACCGACAACCCCGCCATCCTGGCCTTCACGCGCCGCACCGGGGACGAGACGCTGCTGATCGTCAGCAACTTCGCCGGGAACGCCCAGTCGGTCCACCTGAACCTTGACCAGTTCGTCGGGCGCGTGCCCGTCACGCTGGCCGGCGCCAGTCCCTTCCCCGCCATCGGCGAGACGCCGTACGCCATGATCCTCGGGAAGTACGACTACTACTGGCTGCGCCTGAACTGA
- a CDS encoding response regulator produces MTRSAPRRPTILVVDDSPGVLQHLEYLLAPHVTVVTAESGEQALRAVTADTALVLTDVHMPGMGGVDLARQLRRAHPLLPVVFMTGGVEADLRVQAQELDVLDVLRKPLRPGVLFPALQGWLARQPPRPDRDPVVAASQRAGARDTSGRASAGPASPGGALLPEWPRQQAQVLVAGLLALPGVTAVCAFNGRGEPLTSQEVLGVQVGSYLRFLLTAAQTLAPHLRVLAPLKAAQLEFQERVLVVCPSQDGFVAVLVRDTSGASSVKAWMRRRAG; encoded by the coding sequence ATGACCCGCTCTGCGCCCCGGCGCCCCACGATTCTGGTCGTGGATGACAGCCCGGGGGTCCTTCAGCACCTTGAGTACCTGCTGGCGCCGCACGTGACCGTGGTCACGGCGGAGAGTGGCGAGCAGGCGCTGCGGGCCGTGACGGCGGACACGGCGCTGGTGCTCACGGACGTGCACATGCCGGGCATGGGGGGCGTGGACCTCGCGCGGCAGTTGCGGCGCGCGCACCCGCTGCTGCCCGTGGTGTTCATGACGGGGGGGGTCGAGGCGGACCTGCGGGTCCAGGCGCAGGAACTGGACGTGCTGGACGTCCTGCGTAAGCCGCTGCGGCCGGGTGTGCTGTTTCCGGCACTTCAGGGCTGGCTGGCGCGCCAGCCGCCGCGACCGGACCGGGATCCGGTGGTCGCCGCCTCCCAGCGGGCGGGCGCGCGGGACACGAGTGGGAGAGCCTCCGCAGGCCCGGCGTCCCCGGGTGGGGCGCTCCTCCCGGAGTGGCCCCGGCAGCAGGCGCAGGTTCTCGTGGCGGGCCTGCTGGCCCTGCCGGGCGTGACGGCGGTCTGCGCGTTCAATGGGCGGGGCGAGCCCCTGACGTCTCAGGAGGTGCTGGGCGTGCAGGTGGGCAGCTACCTGCGGTTCCTGCTGACGGCCGCGCAGACGCTCGCGCCGCACCTGCGGGTGCTTGCGCCGCTTAAGGCCGCGCAGCTGGAATTTCAGGAGCGGGTGCTGGTCGTGTGTCCCTCCCAGGACGGGTTCGTGGCGGTGCTGGTGCGGGATACGTCCGGCGCGAGCAGCGTGAAGGCCTGGATGCGCCGCCGCGCAGGTTGA
- a CDS encoding DinB family protein produces the protein MTAPDPRAPIGLIPPLPRTADTPGAVAARMDAVTLAWQDLLTGTPTARLDARPHPHGWTITQLAHHTADAHAHGLNRLKYALTTPAYTIQPFDQDAWLTLPDATLPVQDALDLLRTTNRRWTTLLRALSPAQLDTSLTHPQEGPQTLWDLTAKHDWHLRHHLAQAQLALGVSP, from the coding sequence ATGACCGCCCCCGACCCCCGCGCGCCCATCGGGCTCATCCCGCCGCTGCCGCGCACCGCAGACACGCCCGGCGCCGTCGCGGCGCGCATGGACGCCGTCACGCTGGCCTGGCAGGACCTCCTGACCGGCACCCCCACCGCACGCCTGGACGCCCGCCCACACCCGCACGGCTGGACCATCACGCAACTGGCGCACCACACCGCGGATGCGCACGCCCACGGCCTGAACCGACTGAAGTACGCCCTCACCACCCCCGCGTATACCATCCAGCCCTTCGATCAGGACGCCTGGCTGACCCTGCCCGACGCCACCCTGCCCGTCCAGGACGCCCTGGACCTCCTGCGCACCACCAACCGCCGCTGGACGACCCTGCTGCGCGCCCTGAGCCCCGCCCAGCTGGACACCAGCCTCACCCACCCGCAGGAAGGCCCCCAGACGCTGTGGGACCTGACCGCCAAGCACGACTGGCACCTGCGCCACCACCTCGCGCAGGCCCAACTGGCGCTCGGGGTGAGCCCCTGA
- a CDS encoding acyl-CoA thioesterase — protein MEETMGKAPRSRARMLELVFPKDTNYHGTAFGGWVLSLMDKAASIAAVRHAGGNVVTARMDGVDFHVPIRVADAVALDAQVVRVGRTSMTIRVDVYREHMPTGDQELATTGFFVFVALDEQGRPRPVPPLPEGQDTSAAEPDFEARP, from the coding sequence ATGGAAGAGACGATGGGGAAAGCGCCGCGGAGTCGCGCGCGCATGCTGGAGCTGGTGTTCCCGAAGGACACGAACTATCACGGGACGGCTTTTGGTGGGTGGGTGCTGTCGCTGATGGATAAGGCGGCGAGTATCGCGGCGGTCCGTCACGCGGGGGGCAATGTCGTGACGGCCCGCATGGACGGCGTGGATTTCCACGTGCCGATCCGGGTGGCGGACGCGGTGGCGCTGGACGCGCAGGTGGTGCGGGTGGGCCGCACGAGCATGACGATCCGGGTGGACGTGTACCGGGAGCACATGCCGACAGGGGATCAGGAGCTGGCCACGACAGGCTTTTTCGTGTTCGTGGCGCTGGATGAGCAGGGCAGGCCGCGCCCGGTGCCGCCCCTGCCGGAGGGCCAGGATACGAGTGCGGCGGAGCCGGACTTCGAGGCCCGTCCGTGA